A portion of the Colius striatus isolate bColStr4 chromosome 1, bColStr4.1.hap1, whole genome shotgun sequence genome contains these proteins:
- the ARRDC5 gene encoding arrestin domain-containing protein 5 codes for MSTVRAINLVLPEVEVHLAGSSIVGQLVLNLRSTLVDPIVKVELVGRGCLRWLEEDNPELDYYKSTACTNQAVYVSKTKDFHIEDGWLDSGVHTFDFHFSFPPSIPSTFTSKTGCISYSVQGTCCSRHTLLAREERCLLLQGTAGDHRRHVKDKASLVAEARKDVVYFCCFCHGSVTLHISLEKNIFCPGESIAFTADIDNKTRKYVRKAVFAVHCIVLYSGFSSRGQQRSLEDRSEVTRLESQTDAPPFESTRVTGALVLPKPMPVTSTLRENKIMAFRYEVVGTADLPCTTSTIVGRVPITIAFLCGAEHHDSA; via the exons ATGTCTACAGTAAGAGCAATTAACCTGGTGCTGCCTGAGGTTGAGGTGCATCTGGCCGGCTCTAGTATAGTCGGCCAGCTGGTCCTGAACCTGAGGAGCACCTTGGTGGACCCTATTGTGAAGGTGGAGCTTGTGGGAAGAGGCTGCCTGAGGTGGCTTGAGGAGGATAATCCTGAACTGGACTACTACAAGAGTACAGCTTGCACCAACCAGGCTGTCTATGTCTCCAAAACAAAGGATTTCCACATAGAAG ATGGCTGGCTGGATTCTGGGGTCCACACCTTTGATTTCCACTTCAGCTTTCCTCCAAGTATTCCCTCCACTTTCACCAGCAAAACTGGCTGCATCTCCTACTCTGTTCAAGGGACTTGCTGCAGCCGCCACACTCTTTTAGCTAGAGAAGAGAGATGTTTACTGTTGCAAGGAACTGCTGGTGACCACAGAAGACATGTGAAAGACAAG GCCTCACTAGTGGCAGAAGCTAGGAAGGATGTAGtttatttctgctgcttctgtcatgGCTCTGTGACCCTTCATATTTCCCTGGAGAAGAACATATTTTGCCCCGGAGAAAGCATTGCCTTCACGGCAGATATTGACAACAAGACACGCAAGTATGTTAGAAAGGCTGTTTTTGCTGTACACTGCATTGTCCTGTACAGTGGCTTCAGCAGCAGGGGACAACAACGCTCCTTGGAAGACCGAAGTGAAGTGACGAGGTTGGAGTCTCAGACAGACGCGCCTCCCTTTGAATCCACAAGAGTTACTGGAGCACTGGTTCTGCCAAAACCTATGCCTGTCACCAGCActctcagagaaaacaaaatcatgGCATTCAGGTATGAGGTGGTAGGCACTGCTGACCTGCCTTGTACCACATCCACCATTGTGGGCAGGGTGCCCATCACCATAGCATTTCTCTGCGGAGCAGAACATCATGACTCTGCatga